The DNA segment TCAAGTGAATTCATCATGACATCTCCAACAAGAATAACAGTTCTATTGTTGAGAATATGTGGATCAGTCGTTCCGTGATACTCATTAACCGCCTGATTGAGTCGGCTCATCGCTTCACGTTTCTGGTCCTCTATCTGCGCCATGAACTCTTGCTTAATGTACTCGTAATCATTCTCTGTTATAGATGGATTGAGACAGAATTCTCCAGACTGTTCGAGCGCACCTAGTTTTGCAGTTGTATCAAGGGGGTTGGTCAGTTTTTCGTAAAAAAGAGGCAATATCCATGCGCGCAATTTTATAGCCATACCAACGGCAACCATCATAGAACTTGGTTTCATGCAGACAAGAACTGCGTCAGTACCTCTTACATTCGTAAGAGTATCCGCCAGCTTGTTACCCAGTGCCATGCGATCAGTAAAATACATGTAATTTCCTATCTGCTATAGATAGTATACGGTTATGGTTCAACTCTCACAATAGCCTTATTTTTTATTGTCTTTTAGCTTATTTTAAGGTTTGATACGATATGCTAGTGAATAGCATGAAAGAACACAGTAAACGTGCTGCACTATATGCGGCTATCTCAATTTCACTCGTGCCCTGTTTTGGGCTTCTCACATTTCCCAGCGTAGTTTCACCTCCCTCCCTGGCACTCTATGCATCAGCAATCCTCGGGTATATCGGACTCGTCTTATTGCTGTGGATGTATGTTTTGGGTACAAAAAGCGTGATGGGGCTCTGGTTTACTGACTTGGCACCAGTACTATCAATTCACAAGTGGATCGGTAAGTACGGCGTTGTGCTAATTGCTATTCACCCCTTACTGATTACCTATAGTTACGGAGAGTCGCTGCTCTATTCGTTTATCCCAAAGCTTGACACGGTCGCTGAACGACATATTTTGCTAGGACAAATTGCATTTTGGCTTCTCATCATCATTTGGATTAGTTCAGCAGTTATCCGGGACAAACTATCATGGCGTACCTGGAAATATTTCCATTTTGTCACCTATGTGTGTCTTCCCTTTGCCCTGCTTCATGTGCTTGACTTGGGTTCTCAAGAGCAAACACACGTTCTTATCAAGGCCTATCTCCTCTTGTTGGGACTTGTCCTTCTCACCTTTTCACTCCTGAGGATGCGGTCATTTCTTAACCTTGACCGGACTCGTTATATCGTAGTCAGTCAGGCAAAATTAACAGAATCTGACTACTCTCTTCTGCTACGTCCCCTCACTTCTCACCATCTGACTCCAAAGCAAGGTCAATATGTGTATATAAAGCTGGGGTATCTCAGCGAAGATCACCCCTTTAGTGTTGTTCGGTATGACCAGGCAACGGACGAGATGGTGCTCGCCTACCGTGTCTTTGGCATGTACACAAAGGAACTAAAAAAGCTGCAAGCCAATTCGACCGTATTCCTGAGCGGACCCTATGGCAGCTTTATGGAAGAACTGGTCTCCGATGGTACTACGCCTGTCGTGTACCTCGCGGGTGGAATCGGCATTACCCCCTTTGCCTCGCATCATGCAGCAAGGAACTATCCGCGAACAGTGGCTTTTTGCCGCCAATCGCAGTCGCTCTTCAGCTGTTCTGATACCGACACTTAAGTCTGCTCTCGGCGACAGGTGTATTTGTGTTTATAACCGCGAAGACGGCTCACTCGGCGAAGGAGAGGAAGCCGGCTATATTACCGCTGAGCTCCTCAAAAAATACCTGATTGACCCGACGCGTTTCCATTATTATCTCTGTGGCCCCCCTGGTATGATAGCTGCGATGCGCAGTAACCTCGCGGCGCTTACTGTACCCAAACATGCCATCCACTCAGAGAAATTCGAATGGTAATTTCGAGCAATCCTCCTCTTATTTATTGCGTACCAGTATAGTCTGGAGGCCATATTGTTTTTGCAGCACGCGTTCAAGATCTGGACGAAGAATTAGGACAGTTGCCATCGTATCAGCAATACACGCCGTAGTGGCTCGCACATATGTCGCGACAACATCGCTATCGCTTGAATCATCACGACGGGGATCGATAATATGATGCTTGGTCTGATTGCCATCTTGCCAAACGCGCTTGAGGGTATTACTCGCCGCCAGTGCTCCTGATGTAATCTGTGTTTGGCCAATTTTTTTGGTGGAGTCGGTGGGATGCTCCAGCGCGAACTCAATCGGTGTTTCTGACTGGCAGTAGAGGTCACCGCCGCCATTGACAATAAACGCATCGATACCAAAGTCGCGCAAATGCTGCGACAAGACGTCGATAAGCCAACCTTTACCAAACCCTCCAAAATCAAGCATGACGGGTTCTGGCAAGACAATTTCATTATCCGAAACGGCAACATCACGCCAGAAGTCTCGCACGTGAAGTTGCCGCGCAGCCTTCCGCTTGCCGTAGCCGAGACGATGGAGCGTGTTGCCTATCGTGATATCAAACACGCCGTCCGATGCATGGTACATCTCTCTTGCAAACTCCATCATCTTCACCATTTCAGTTGGTGGATTGATCACTTTTCCTGTCCTTAGTAATTCAGCTACTAAAGAATCATCACGAAAGCGTGAGTACCGTTTGTCAAACTGGTTGACAATGTCGTCGAGATCAGCTCTTAGTTCTTGACTAAACTCCTGATCACTCAGTATCTCAAGCCACCAGTGCGTGCCGATTGCATCAAACTCATAGAGTTTATTTATGGCGCCCTCCCTCACTACTTATGCTTTTGCTTGCGCACGAATCGTATCAATGGCATTACTAAACGCATAAGTAGTCAAGCTTGCCCCACCAATCCTACTTGGTGAGTAGCCAGCGAGTGACTGACCGGTGGCATCTGAGTTCACGTAACTGTTGAAGCTGTCGATGTACATAGCCGATTCACGATCAGTGTACGAGTTGGTCGCGCTTGCAGCGGTAATTTTACCTCCCGAAATGGT comes from the Candidatus Saccharimonas aalborgensis genome and includes:
- a CDS encoding ferric reductase-like transmembrane domain-containing protein, producing MKEHSKRAALYAAISISLVPCFGLLTFPSVVSPPSLALYASAILGYIGLVLLLWMYVLGTKSVMGLWFTDLAPVLSIHKWIGKYGVVLIAIHPLLITYSYGESLLYSFIPKLDTVAERHILLGQIAFWLLIIIWISSAVIRDKLSWRTWKYFHFVTYVCLPFALLHVLDLGSQEQTHVLIKAYLLLLGLVLLTFSLLRMRSFLNLDRTRYIVVSQAKLTESDYSLLLRPLTSHHLTPKQGQYVYIKLGYLSEDHPFSVVRYDQATDEMVLAYRVFGMYTKELKKLQANSTVFLSGPYGSFMEELVSDGTTPVVYLAGGIGITPFASHHAARNYPRTVAFCRQSQSLFSCSDTDT
- a CDS encoding ferredoxin reductase domain-containing protein — its product is MQQGTIREQWLFAANRSRSSAVLIPTLKSALGDRCICVYNREDGSLGEGEEAGYITAELLKKYLIDPTRFHYYLCGPPGMIAAMRSNLAALTVPKHAIHSEKFEW
- a CDS encoding phosphoribosyltransferase, with protein sequence MYFTDRMALGNKLADTLTNVRGTDAVLVCMKPSSMMVAVGMAIKLRAWILPLFYEKLTNPLDTTAKLGALEQSGEFCLNPSITENDYEYIKQEFMAQIEDQKREAMSRLNQAVNEYHGTTDPHILNNRTVILVGDVMMNSLELEVAKLLLKPLTPHRVYGAVGNVTIDVSEQFRINTDESIILDVLPSSVMGEDHYFENQDIYSDEEKQKLAVYIAQYWA
- a CDS encoding FAD:protein FMN transferase → MREGAINKLYEFDAIGTHWWLEILSDQEFSQELRADLDDIVNQFDKRYSRFRDDSLVAELLRTGKVINPPTEMVKMMEFAREMYHASDGVFDITIGNTLHRLGYGKRKAARQLHVRDFWRDVAVSDNEIVLPEPVMLDFGGFGKGWLIDVLSQHLRDFGIDAFIVNGGGDLYCQSETPIEFALEHPTDSTKKIGQTQITSGALAASNTLKRVWQDGNQTKHHIIDPRRDDSSDSDVVATYVRATTACIADTMATVLILRPDLERVLQKQYGLQTILVRNK